The DNA segment aaatattcttttacaacTTCTATCTGTCTATCAATACTTGAAAGTATAAATATTTGAATACATTTGTATATGCGtggacacccttatatatatatatatatatatatatatatatatatatatatatatatatatatatgtatatatatatatatatatatatatatatatatatatatatatatatatatatatatataaatgctaagtGGGTGAAAAGGGTTATGTATCACCATAATcaccaaagttgtactagtcatggccatccatactaggttggtttgctgtgagcgatcagaataaactctcccaccatcactaatccgcaatggCGTCGGGAAAAAAagggctaaaccccagacataactaaggacatgtctgaggcctttgtccttcagtgtactagaaacggctgcattttgttgttattgttgttacataTCTAACCCAACTGACCGTCAGCTGTGCTGTAGAAACTATTCTTTTTTTCTACAGTTACTATTGTTATAACGATGATTCTGGTCTTTAGTTAGATTCACCTCAACCCGGATTAATTATCGCAATGTCATATTTCCCactgatatttttttattcaataaccATAGTCTTGTCCCAACCCTCTCTTTACATTACCTGACGTAGAAGAAGTAGATTATACCTTTTTATTTACGAAACAAAGCAATACTCATCTATTTTTCTGCCTAATGGTATATGGAATGAAACTACTGGTTTTGTTCCACCTTCCATTGTAGAGTTGATATTCATTCCTATCTACTCAAGGTGGAATTTTGTTACAATAAATAAAGCTAAAAGGTAATTTACTGAAACATTATATGAAATAGCCATTGGCTTAGTTAGGGTggttacagaataataataaaaaaaaatagcttgatTCAATATCTAGGTTAAACAGAAGTTAGAAACTACAACGTAGGGTTCAAATCAATTCTATTGGTTACATGGATCATGGAATGCAGTTGCTGGATTGCTATACAATTTGGAAACATACTCTCGGTTTTTCCAAAAGCCCGCGAGTCATAGTGTGAGAGGGCTGGAGTTTAGATGAATTGCGGGGATTAACGCTGAAGTGTTTTGGTGAGGTAGCTTGTTATCCAGACTTGGCCAACGTAAAAGATGAGGATTGTAGTAAGTAACAACTGTAATATTGATGTACTTGGGAGGCAAGGGAGAAGGATCTATAATGTACCGTTCAGTGACTttgggagtattattattattgttattattattattattattattattattattattattattattattattattattattattagctaagctacaaccataattggaaaagcaagatgctataagctcaagactccaacagggaaaaatagcccggtgaggaaaggaaataaggagatagataaacggtataagaagcaatgaacaattaaaataaaatgttttaaaaacaaaaacattaaaacagatattccgtatataaactataaaaagacttttgtcagcctgttcaacataaaaacatttgctgcaagtttgaacttttgaaatttcactgactcaactacccgattgtTGAAAATGAACCTCATTCAAATGTATGAATAGGGTTATAGTTTCAACATTTCATCACTGTAGCATATACGACAGTTAATGTATTCAGTTAAAGTCAAGTTTTGCATACTGTTACGTTAGCTAGAAATCTACCATGACTCACCAGTCAAGATTAATATTGACAATTTCTCAAGTCGAAATAAATTACCTGTATTTTGACACCTTGCCGTCTTTCCTATGTTTCATCCCATCGCCTTTAAAGTCATGATCAATACTCGTgactttcattttccatttttcattcgtTACTTGAACAGAAAGCTTAAGTTACTCTGTTATTGcgacaacataaaaatatatttaaatctcgattgaaatgaaaacaaattagtTCAGACCTACATATGTCAAACAAGTcacgaataaatatttttttttattgataactaATATTGTTGCTGTACCATCAAATGATATTGGCTTTCAACATTCTTTATAAGACAGTGTGATACCTGTTACCTATGATGTGATTGATTATTTTGTGTAATTGAAAACCCATAAATTTTCTCAATGTATCTCTTGTGGGTGATTAGAGAGGAGTCAGTAAGTAGAGATTGGGAAATAAGTGAAAGAAAACTAGAGATTAATAAGGTGTTTCTTCGTAGTTTTACTAAATATAAGACGGAAGCCATTATGATGGGAAGTAGACTAAGTGTAAAGGAAACTCACTTGCAATGAAAGAAGATGAGGACATTAGAGTATAAATGTATAATTACCATGAAATAGATAGATGAATGATCAATATATCGTACACAAATAAATAAGCAAAGTAACAATATGATTGGTCTCTGACTAGAATTTAATTGAATTAACGTGAGAAAATAACGCAGCGGTAGTTACATATCCTGTTATGCAAATGAATGGtctatttattcataaattattttttttcaaaattgcaaAAACCTGTACTTGATTGTTAAACAGGGTATAAATTAAACTAACTTAAgtgaatctattttcttttatgggTCTAGTAACCTTTCGAGAAACGAAATGAAATTCCGGACTTCCAATGAAATAAACTGAAAATGTCCTTGATTTTCAAAGGTTATGTCACCGTACCACCATTGTTTCAGTTCTGCTGGAGCTCTTGTATCCTTCAATACTCAGGATGATAATGTTTTCACATCTAAAGCGGTCCTCAAATTTTCTTCATGTCCAACAATGTCTTGACATCTAAATCCCTCAAGAAACCACCGAAGAAAATTGTTAAAGAAAGCAGACTAAGAGAATTAGGTTAAATCCAAGTTTCGACATATTTGCCTTATCTATATTCTTGACAGTCATTGTCCTTAACATTCTTCACTTTAAGCTAACCTTTTCAAATTATACATCATTCCGTAATAATTCCTTTCTATTTCATAGATTCAGAAAATCTTCACGATGCCTACTTCGGTGACGAACCATTGCACTTGCATAGGAAAGCATCTTTTTACACGTAACTTTTACTTTTAGATCCATTTGTTTATCCAAATTTCCAGGAATCTACGTCTTTAATAtatcacttatcatattttttttcctctgcaCATTCAAAACCAAAGCAAGGTAGGTTGAGAAAAACTTTATTATCCAAGCCAATCGATGAGTTTCACaccttttcattaaacattatcttagttttactcatagtcattttctgtcctacatttccgttatttttttttctattattcaaatcttctatcatctcttgcaATTTCTTCCATGACTCACCAAACACAAGTATCATCTACAAATTTTAAGTAGTAAagctattccccattaatattaattcccacattttttccagataaattcttaaaaacttcttctacgAAAGATAGGGTCTTgctgtctaactccttcctcagtcggaattttctcactatctttatgtagttttaggattgttgtacttcccgtatagatatcttcaagtgttctaacgtaagatttatctattccttgtctttgaagggctatgcagtattgacagaatcaaaagctttctcatatctcGTCTTTTATACTCTGTTCATTTTTCCATTCGCTGGATAATTACATAgttatgatcagttgttgaatatctacttctaaaacctgcctgctctcttagttgattaaaatctagctgcctttctattcggccctatattatctttgtaaatattttatatattactgaaattaAACTTATTTGGTAATAATTCTTCAGGCGTTTTGTGTTTCCCTATttggtgaattagtataatgatatttttttcaatctGTAGGTATAGGATATTACAGATATTTTGTGCAAAATTAAGCgagttttacttctatgaaatttcctccatctatggTTAAATccattgttagaccatcttctcatGCTGCTCTGCATATTTTCATGCatattaatgctttctttacttctcgaTTATGTCTGGTACCGGTTTAGGTCTTTCATTATTCCTATTGACAAAggtatttcttatataactattgtatagcattgtatagaaatactctGGAATTTTTATGGCTCaaactcttttgttgataataatcACATTTTCGTCTTTTAAAGCAAACGTATGTTAACCCTGTTCAAAGTCTTCTTTACATcggtttgatgcttcttcctttagtgtttcttcagtttttatctgattgtgtttacgaatgtcttgggtttttagtttgtttgttgttttgaattgctctgttaattctatttcatctctcttgtattttaccctcctttccagtcttttctttatcaagttttttggtgttttctgacagTTTTCCTTGATCCTGTGTAGGAACTTCTCCACCTTTCTCTTGTGCTGATTTCAGATTTTCCTCGTATTGCAGGAGtatatattttcattcttaatattaatttttatctttctttcctcagataaTGACAAATTttgtttctcaccattctatggtcgcttgactttagcTCGTTTAAcagtgttacatctttaactaaataacCCTTTCACTGAGAATAAGATAGACATACAAGCGTGTGCCAGAAGGTTGTGTGGGCGTATGTGGGTAGGTCTGTGTGTGTGATCTTACGTGTGCTCATAGAATCGAGTGTTATTTTTTCAATACTCTTTCAACCTCTTAACTCGATAATAATAGCATTGGGGTTCAGGTACTATAAAGAATAAACTTAAAATTACAGGACCATCTATGCTGTATCGATTTCGTATTATCGATGGAAAATATCTTGAAACTTATACTCCAATTATAAGAAAATAAGGTTTTCTTTACCCATTTATTGTACAGGATACATTCTCTTTATACGGACTGATACAcatgttcttgttttatttaccATATGAACCTCCATGTCCACCAAGACCTCCACCGGAGCCTCCATGTCCTCCACCGAAGGAACCTCCATGTCCTCCACCAAAGGATCCTCCATGACCTCCACCGAAGGAGCCTCCTTGACCTCCACCAAAGGATCCTCCATGACCTCCTCCAAAGGATCCTCCCTGACCTCCTCCAAAGGAGCCTCCATGGCCTCCGCCAAAGGATCCTCCTTGACCTCCACCGTAGGAACCTCCACCACCACCTGAACCT comes from the Palaemon carinicauda isolate YSFRI2023 chromosome 16, ASM3689809v2, whole genome shotgun sequence genome and includes:
- the LOC137655016 gene encoding uncharacterized protein: MLATFVVAGGSYGGRGGGGFASGGGFGGHGGAGGGFGHGGGGGGGGGGGFGHGGGGGGGYGQGGGSGGGASIVRAVGGFVGSSVSSGGSGGGGGSYGGGQGGSFGGGHGGSFGGGQGGSFGGGHGGSFGGGQGGSFGGGHGGSFGGGHGGSFGGGHGGSGGGLGGHGGSYGK